One Tolypothrix bouteillei VB521301 DNA window includes the following coding sequences:
- the ltrA gene encoding group II intron reverse transcriptase/maturase, whose amino-acid sequence MSKTRRVTTESNEEAIQPLKELRNHETVNDKSMVEWRHTDWRKLEKRVYKLQKRIYKASQRGNVKATRKLQKTLMKSWSAKCLAVRRVTQDNQGKKTAGVDGVKSLTPKQRLTLVAKLKLGSKVSSTRRVWIPKPGKDEKRPLGIPTMYDRALQALVKMALEPEWEAKFEPNSYGFRPGRSCHDAIEAIFNSIKTKPKFVLDADISKCFDKIDHTALLRKLNTFPTIRRQIRAWLKAGVMDNQQFQETSEGTPQGGVISPLLANIALHGMEERIKQYAETLPGTKRVNRFSISLTRYADDFVILHENLAVVQRCQTIISEWLKDMGLELKPSKTRLTHTLNRYENEEPGFNFLGFNIRQFRVSKYHSKQGFKTIITPSKEKQRIHYERIASVINDHIPAPQEAIINRLNPIIRGWSNYYSTVVSKETYSTLDNLMYSKLKTWAKRRHPNKSGEWVTKKYWRTIGGDNWVFATPNKGEKNSMRLLKHAEIPIVRHVKVKGDASPYDGNLIYWSSRMGAHPEVPKRVTKLLKQQKGKCAHCELYFREEDVLEIDHKIPPTQGGKDEYKNLQLLHRHCHDIKTANDKLAGGMHLDKHQITEEPDELKNSRPVLKTSRSGDGAA is encoded by the coding sequence ATGTCTAAAACACGAAGAGTCACAACGGAATCAAATGAGGAAGCGATCCAACCCTTGAAGGAATTGCGAAATCATGAAACTGTGAATGATAAATCGATGGTGGAATGGAGGCACACTGACTGGCGTAAGCTAGAAAAACGTGTCTACAAGTTGCAAAAAAGAATCTACAAAGCCTCACAGCGTGGTAATGTCAAAGCAACTCGCAAACTCCAAAAGACGCTGATGAAGTCCTGGAGTGCAAAGTGTCTTGCGGTTAGACGGGTTACACAAGACAACCAAGGTAAGAAGACGGCGGGTGTGGACGGTGTGAAATCACTAACTCCAAAGCAACGTCTCACCTTAGTTGCCAAATTAAAATTAGGCTCAAAGGTATCGTCTACCAGACGTGTATGGATTCCAAAGCCTGGGAAAGATGAAAAAAGACCTTTGGGTATCCCGACAATGTATGACCGCGCATTGCAAGCTCTCGTAAAAATGGCACTTGAGCCAGAATGGGAAGCTAAGTTTGAACCTAACTCATATGGGTTTAGACCAGGACGCTCATGTCACGATGCTATCGAAGCTATTTTTAATAGTATCAAAACAAAACCAAAATTTGTTCTGGATGCTGACATATCAAAGTGCTTCGATAAAATCGACCACACGGCACTGCTAAGAAAATTAAATACATTCCCCACCATTCGCCGTCAAATACGTGCTTGGTTAAAAGCGGGAGTGATGGATAATCAGCAGTTCCAAGAGACATCTGAGGGTACTCCCCAAGGCGGAGTCATTTCGCCGCTTTTAGCAAACATTGCCCTCCACGGTATGGAAGAACGAATTAAACAATACGCTGAAACATTACCTGGTACAAAACGGGTCAATCGATTTAGTATATCGTTAACTCGTTACGCCGATGATTTCGTAATTTTACACGAAAATCTAGCCGTTGTTCAAAGATGTCAAACAATTATATCTGAGTGGTTAAAAGACATGGGTTTGGAATTGAAGCCATCAAAAACACGCCTAACTCATACTTTAAATAGGTATGAAAATGAAGAACCGGGGTTTAACTTCCTTGGTTTTAATATTAGGCAGTTTCGAGTGAGTAAATACCACTCAAAACAAGGTTTCAAAACAATCATCACCCCAAGCAAAGAAAAGCAGAGGATACACTACGAACGAATAGCTAGTGTCATCAATGACCACATCCCAGCTCCACAAGAGGCAATTATCAACCGATTAAATCCAATAATCAGGGGATGGTCTAACTACTATTCAACGGTAGTAAGTAAAGAAACTTACTCCACATTAGACAATCTTATGTATTCTAAGCTAAAAACTTGGGCAAAACGCCGTCACCCAAATAAATCAGGAGAATGGGTAACCAAGAAATACTGGCGCACCATTGGCGGTGATAATTGGGTCTTCGCCACTCCAAACAAAGGGGAAAAAAATTCGATGCGATTACTAAAACACGCAGAAATACCCATTGTTCGGCACGTAAAAGTGAAAGGCGATGCCAGTCCATACGATGGCAACCTAATTTATTGGAGTTCAAGAATGGGCGCACACCCTGAAGTGCCAAAAAGAGTAACAAAACTCTTAAAGCAACAAAAAGGAAAATGTGCTCACTGCGAATTGTACTTCCGAGAGGAAGATGTACTGGAAATTGACCACAAAATACCTCCAACTCAAGGAGGTAAAGACGAATATAAAAATCTCCAGTTATTACATAGACACTGCCACGACATAAAAACAGCCAATGACAAATTGGCTGGAGGTATGCACTTGGACAAGCACCAAATTACCGAGGAGCCGGATGAATTGAAAAATTCACGTCCGGTTTTGAAGACGAGTCGCTCTGGTGACGGAGCGGCTTAG